In one Nicotiana sylvestris chromosome 8, ASM39365v2, whole genome shotgun sequence genomic region, the following are encoded:
- the LOC138874842 gene encoding uncharacterized protein yields MPTWKLAKWKILLSEFDIIYVTQKAVKGQALADHLVENLVGGEYKPLKTYFPDKEVSFVGEYIAEAYNGWRMFFDGAANFWGVGIGAILVLETGQHYPVSAKLRFPCTNNMAEYEAYILWPNLAVDMNIQELLVIVTKKVVVDFVRDHIVCRFGVPESIITDNAANLNSDLMKAICETFKIKHENSITYKPRMNGAVEATNKNIKKILRKMVENHKKWHEKLPFSILGYRTIVCTSTRATPYLLVYDTEAVIPAKVEIPSLWIIQEAELSDAEWIRSRYEKLALADRKRMNLVSWSALLEYNVQSFQQKGQTKTVHTGAAGVEAVFPHQDEAKGKFSPKWQGPYMVHRVLI; encoded by the exons atgcctacctggaagctagccaagtggaaaatattgctgagtgagttcgatatcatctatgtaactcaaaaggcagtcaaaggacaagcgtTGGCAGATCATCTTGTCGAAAATCTTgtaggaggagaatacaaaccactaaaaacctattttcctgacaaagaagtatcatttgtaggagaatacattgctgaagcctacaacggttggagaatgtttttcgacggagctgcaaatttttgGGGAGTCGGTATCGGAGCCATCTTGGTATTGGAAACTGGTCAGCACTACCCCGTGTCTGCAAAACtcaggtttccatgcaccaataatatggctgagtatgaagcctacatatTATGGCCCAATTTGGCCGTTGATATGAATATTCAGGAACTACTGGTAATCG taaccaagaaagtcgtcgtagATTTTGTCAGGGATCATATAGTTTGTCGATTCGGCGTTCCCGAATCCATCATCACTGACAAtgctgccaatctcaatagtgatctgatgaaagccatatgtgaaactttcaaaatcaagcacgaAAACTCCATAACATACAAGCCACGCATGAACGGAGCCGTGGAGGctaccaacaagaacatcaagaagatactaaggaaaatggtagagaatcacaagaaatggcacgagaagttaccattTTCCATATTGGGATACCGTACCATAGTCTgcacatcaaccagggcaactCCCTATTTGTTGGTTTATGAtaccgaagctgtcattcccgccaaggtagaaattccttctttatggatcatacaagaagccgaactcagtgatgcagaatggataaggagccgctatgagaaATTAGCCCTCGCAGACAGAAAAAGGATGAATTTAgtgtcatggtcagctttatTAGAATataatgtccagagctttcaacaaaagggtcaaacaaaaacagttcacaccggggcagctggtgttgaagcggtctttccacatcaagatgaagccaaaggaaaattttcACCTAAATGGCAAGGTCCTTATATGGTTCACAGAGTATTGATATGA